In Methylobacterium aquaticum, the following are encoded in one genomic region:
- a CDS encoding Hsp70 family protein, translated as MAACGLDFGTSNTTLGLIGAGGLALAPLEGEAVTIPSAIFFPPAGDEAIGRAAMAAYVEGDPGRLMRSLKSVLGSSLLDETTPVGRRRLSFRAVIARYLAAVKARAEDKAGEALTRVVHGRPVHFVDGDAEGDRRAEEALAGIAREVGFTDVSFQYEPIAAALDYERGLDREEVALIADIGGGTSDFSVVRLSPERHRAVERAGDILANDGVRIGGTDFDRTLSVGEVMPLLGLGSPMRRPGLDVPSSYFHDLATWSQINRLYDGKTLRELRSLRRDVARPELIDRLAAVIEAERGHTLAMEVEEAKIALSEVERVGLPLGWVEPGLEAEIDRPDLARHSADLARRIGACITRCLRDAAVKPSEIDALFLTGGSTRLAPVREAILAAAPEARVVEGDTFGSVGLGLTVEAARRYG; from the coding sequence ATGGCGGCCTGCGGCCTCGATTTCGGCACTTCGAACACCACCCTCGGCCTGATCGGGGCCGGCGGGCTCGCGCTGGCGCCGCTGGAGGGAGAGGCGGTCACGATCCCGAGCGCGATCTTCTTCCCGCCGGCCGGCGACGAGGCGATCGGCCGGGCCGCCATGGCGGCCTATGTCGAGGGCGATCCCGGGCGGCTGATGCGCAGCCTCAAATCGGTGCTCGGCTCCTCGCTCCTCGACGAGACCACCCCGGTCGGGCGCCGGCGGCTGTCGTTCCGGGCGGTGATCGCCCGCTACCTCGCCGCCGTGAAGGCGCGGGCGGAGGACAAGGCGGGCGAGGCCCTGACCCGGGTGGTCCATGGCCGCCCGGTCCACTTCGTCGACGGCGACGCGGAAGGCGACCGCCGCGCCGAGGAGGCGCTTGCCGGCATCGCCCGGGAGGTCGGCTTCACCGACGTGTCGTTCCAGTACGAGCCGATCGCCGCGGCGCTCGACTACGAGCGCGGACTGGACCGCGAGGAGGTGGCGCTGATCGCCGATATCGGCGGCGGCACCTCGGATTTCTCGGTGGTGCGCCTGAGCCCCGAACGGCACCGGGCGGTGGAGCGGGCCGGCGACATCCTGGCCAATGACGGCGTGCGGATCGGCGGCACCGATTTCGACCGGACGCTGAGCGTCGGCGAGGTGATGCCGCTCCTCGGCCTCGGCAGCCCGATGCGGCGGCCGGGCCTCGACGTGCCCTCGTCCTATTTCCACGACCTCGCCACCTGGTCGCAGATCAACCGGCTCTACGACGGCAAGACCCTGCGCGAGCTGCGCTCGCTCCGCCGCGACGTGGCGCGGCCCGAGCTGATCGACCGCCTCGCCGCGGTGATCGAGGCCGAGCGCGGCCACACCCTGGCGATGGAGGTCGAGGAGGCCAAGATCGCCCTGTCGGAGGTCGAGCGGGTCGGCCTGCCCCTGGGCTGGGTCGAGCCGGGCCTGGAAGCCGAGATCGACCGCCCCGACCTCGCCCGCCACTCGGCCGACCTCGCCCGGCGCATCGGCGCCTGCATCACCCGCTGCCTGCGCGACGCCGCCGTGAAGCCCTCGGAGATCGACGCCCTGTTCCTCACCGGCGGCTCGACCCGCCTCGCCCCGGTCCGCGAGGCGATCCTGGCGGCGGCGCCCGAGGCCCGGGTGGTCGAGGGTGACACCTTCGGCTCGGTCGGCCTCGGGCTGACGGTGGAGGCGGCGCGGCGCTACGGCTGA
- a CDS encoding ABC transporter substrate-binding protein, whose product MRKMLSGKLPALLALLLTGLAITLPLHAETVLRVGDQKGGSRALMEAAGVLDGLPYRIDWREFAAAAPLLEALNAGAIDTGIAGDAPFTFAAAAGVPIKAIFAVRQNQAGLAVLVRPDSGVRSFADLKGKRIATGRGSIGHMLVLAQAERAGWGKGDLTLSFLPPADAQMALTSGAVEAWATWEPYTSQLETSGRARIVADGRGLTPGLTFQVARDAAIAEKRAALEDFVRRLARARVWGTANPEAFARRWSALVGLPEAVPLACFRRADIRPVPIDASVIADEQRVADLYHRAGLIPRPLAAPGVFDASFNAATRAGAAAATQ is encoded by the coding sequence ATGCGCAAGATGCTCAGCGGGAAGCTTCCGGCTCTCCTCGCCCTCCTCCTCACCGGCCTTGCCATCACCTTGCCCCTCCATGCCGAAACCGTCCTGCGGGTCGGCGACCAGAAGGGCGGCTCGCGCGCCCTGATGGAGGCGGCGGGCGTCCTCGACGGCCTGCCCTACCGGATCGACTGGCGCGAATTCGCCGCGGCCGCGCCGCTCCTCGAAGCGCTCAATGCAGGGGCGATCGATACCGGCATCGCCGGCGACGCGCCCTTCACCTTCGCGGCCGCCGCCGGAGTGCCGATCAAGGCGATCTTCGCCGTCCGCCAGAACCAGGCCGGCCTCGCCGTGCTGGTGCGGCCGGATTCGGGCGTGAGGAGCTTCGCCGACCTGAAGGGCAAGCGGATCGCCACCGGGCGCGGCTCGATCGGCCACATGCTCGTCCTGGCGCAAGCCGAGCGCGCCGGCTGGGGCAAGGGCGACCTCACCCTGTCGTTCCTGCCGCCGGCCGACGCCCAGATGGCGCTGACCTCCGGCGCGGTCGAGGCCTGGGCGACCTGGGAGCCCTATACCTCGCAGCTCGAGACCTCGGGCCGGGCCCGCATCGTCGCCGATGGCCGCGGGCTCACCCCGGGCCTGACCTTCCAGGTCGCTCGCGACGCCGCCATCGCGGAAAAGCGGGCGGCGCTCGAGGATTTCGTGCGGCGGCTGGCCCGGGCCCGGGTCTGGGGCACGGCGAACCCGGAGGCCTTCGCCAGACGCTGGTCGGCCCTGGTCGGCCTGCCCGAGGCGGTGCCGCTCGCCTGTTTCCGCCGGGCCGACATCCGCCCGGTGCCGATCGATGCGAGCGTGATCGCCGACGAGCAGCGCGTCGCCGACCTCTATCACCGCGCCGGGCTGATCCCGCGGCCGCTCGCGGCGCCGGGGGTGTTCGACGCCTCGTTCAACGCGGCGACCCGGGCCGGCGCCGCGGCGGCGACCCAGTAG
- a CDS encoding LLM class flavin-dependent oxidoreductase, whose protein sequence is MPDVNFIGFVGAQYGSEIHAPTGPVIDRAYLRAAAQAHELGGFDRVLIAFHSTAPDSFALAQYAASVTERIGLMIAHRPGFQAPTVAARQLATLDQITDGRAAVHIITGGNDAELAQDGDALTKDERYARTAEYLDILKASWTGREPFDYEGRHYRVAKGFSAVKPVQQPHLPVYFGGASDAAIAVAGRHADTYALWGETKAQVRETIARVRAAARAHGREETIRFSLSFRPILAATEDAAWARAEDILTRTKALRAARGLGPAGAPQNEGSRRLLAAAAQGDRPEGRLYTAIAAETGAQGNSTALVGTPEQVAEALHEYHALGVTTFLIRGFDPLEDAVQYGRELIPAFRHLAGAPSHRPAAA, encoded by the coding sequence ATGCCGGACGTGAACTTCATCGGCTTCGTCGGTGCCCAGTACGGGTCGGAGATCCACGCCCCCACCGGGCCGGTGATCGACCGGGCCTATCTCCGGGCGGCGGCGCAGGCGCACGAGCTTGGCGGCTTCGACCGGGTGCTGATCGCCTTCCACTCGACGGCGCCGGACAGCTTCGCGCTGGCGCAATACGCCGCCTCGGTGACCGAGCGGATCGGCCTGATGATCGCGCACCGGCCGGGCTTCCAGGCGCCGACCGTGGCGGCACGCCAGCTCGCCACCCTCGACCAGATCACCGATGGACGCGCGGCCGTCCACATCATCACCGGCGGCAACGATGCCGAGCTGGCGCAGGACGGCGATGCCCTCACCAAGGACGAGCGCTATGCGCGCACCGCCGAATACCTCGACATCCTCAAGGCCTCCTGGACCGGCCGCGAGCCGTTCGACTACGAGGGCCGGCATTACCGCGTCGCCAAGGGGTTTTCGGCGGTAAAGCCGGTGCAGCAGCCGCATCTGCCGGTCTATTTCGGCGGCGCCTCGGACGCGGCCATCGCGGTGGCCGGCCGGCACGCCGACACCTACGCCCTCTGGGGCGAGACGAAGGCGCAGGTGCGCGAGACGATCGCCCGGGTGCGCGCCGCCGCCCGAGCGCATGGGCGAGAAGAAACAATCCGCTTCAGCCTGTCGTTCCGGCCGATCCTGGCGGCGACGGAAGACGCGGCCTGGGCGCGGGCGGAGGACATCCTGACGCGCACCAAGGCCCTGCGCGCCGCACGCGGCCTCGGACCCGCGGGGGCGCCGCAGAACGAGGGCTCGCGCCGGCTGCTCGCGGCGGCGGCGCAAGGCGACCGGCCCGAAGGGCGGCTCTACACCGCGATCGCCGCCGAGACCGGCGCACAGGGCAATTCCACGGCCCTGGTCGGCACGCCCGAACAGGTGGCGGAGGCTTTGCACGAGTACCACGCTCTCGGGGTGACGACCTTCCTGATCCGCGGCTTCGATCCGCTGGAGGATGCGGTGCAGTACGGACGCGAGCTGATCCCGGCCTTCCGGCATCTCGCCGGCGCGCCGTCCCACCGCCCGGCCGCCGCGTGA
- a CDS encoding acyl-CoA dehydrogenase family protein — translation MTASSHRLAPAGRDPVAMARALVPVLAPLAAAADREGRFAHDSLAAIRDAGLAALTVPEARGGPGAGLAVAGAVIGTLAEADPAASLVLAMQYVHHATIARSDWPADLAARLQGAALREGAFVNALRVEPALGSPARGGLPETVARRVPEGWRVTGRKIYSTGAPILAFGLVWARTDETEPRVGFVVVPMAAPGVRIEETWDHLGLRASGSHDVVLEGVLVPEDHAVDWRPPAAGAAPDAVTLAWNTTLLASLYDGVARAAQGWLCAYLAERAPANLGAPLASLSRFQEAVGENERLLVVNRRLLRSAAAETDAGAPPSVAESGLIKLTVTENAIQVVQGAVALVGNPGLSRENPLERHLRDVLCARIHTPQGDAVRLAAGRAALG, via the coding sequence ATGACGGCCTCGTCGCACCGCCTCGCCCCGGCAGGCCGCGACCCGGTCGCGATGGCGCGCGCCCTCGTCCCCGTCCTCGCCCCCCTCGCCGCCGCCGCCGACCGCGAAGGACGGTTCGCGCATGACAGTCTGGCGGCGATCCGGGATGCCGGTCTTGCCGCCCTCACGGTGCCGGAAGCGCGCGGCGGCCCCGGTGCCGGGCTCGCGGTCGCCGGCGCCGTCATCGGGACCCTCGCCGAGGCCGACCCGGCGGCGAGCCTCGTCCTGGCGATGCAATACGTCCACCACGCCACCATCGCCCGGTCGGACTGGCCGGCGGACCTCGCGGCCCGGCTGCAGGGGGCGGCCCTCCGCGAGGGCGCCTTCGTCAATGCGCTCCGGGTCGAGCCGGCCCTCGGATCGCCGGCCCGCGGCGGGTTGCCGGAGACGGTGGCGCGGCGGGTGCCGGAGGGCTGGCGGGTCACGGGGCGCAAGATCTACTCGACGGGCGCGCCGATCCTCGCCTTCGGGCTGGTCTGGGCCCGCACCGACGAGACGGAGCCGCGGGTCGGGTTCGTGGTGGTGCCGATGGCGGCACCCGGCGTGCGGATCGAGGAGACCTGGGACCATCTCGGCCTGCGGGCGAGCGGCAGCCACGACGTGGTGCTCGAGGGGGTGTTGGTGCCGGAGGACCACGCCGTCGATTGGCGCCCGCCCGCCGCCGGGGCGGCACCCGACGCGGTCACGCTGGCCTGGAACACCACCCTGCTCGCCAGCCTCTACGACGGCGTCGCCCGGGCGGCGCAAGGGTGGCTGTGCGCCTACCTCGCCGAGCGGGCGCCGGCCAATCTCGGCGCGCCGCTGGCGAGCCTGTCCCGGTTCCAGGAGGCGGTCGGCGAGAACGAGCGCCTGCTCGTCGTCAACCGCCGGCTCCTGCGCAGCGCCGCCGCCGAGACCGACGCGGGCGCGCCGCCCTCCGTCGCCGAGAGCGGGCTGATCAAGCTCACCGTCACCGAGAACGCGATCCAGGTCGTGCAGGGCGCGGTCGCGCTCGTCGGCAATCCCGGCCTCTCGCGAGAGAACCCGCTCGAGCGCCACCTGCGCGACGTGCTCTGCGCGCGCATCCACACGCCCCAGGGCGACGCGGTCCGGCTGGCGGCCGGCCGCGCGGCCCTGGGCTGA
- a CDS encoding vWA domain-containing protein, giving the protein MSETERLRRWRLVLGGGAAEGTGCTLGERDLRLDRALGALYDSDRKGGLGASAPSVPRWLGDIRDYFPASVVQVMQRDAFERLDLKRMLTEPEMLDALQPDVNLVSTLISMRGLLGGRTRETARLVVRKVVDELMKRLEEPVRQAVNGAIDRASINRRPRHAEIDWHRTIRANLRHYQAEYRTIIPETRLGHGRKSRGSLKDVILCIDQSGSMANSVVYSSIFGAVMASLPAVSTRLVVFDTQVVDLTDELDDPVEVLFSVQLGGGTDINRAVGYCASRITRPEDTVLALISDLYEGGVEAGLLAQAQRLVSAGVQVVVLLALSDEGAPAYDRALAARLAALGVPSFACTPDLFPDMMAAAIRKQDLGVWAAGAGIAAVPAAGGGGVA; this is encoded by the coding sequence ATGAGCGAGACCGAACGCCTGCGCCGCTGGCGCCTCGTCCTCGGCGGCGGGGCCGCGGAGGGGACCGGCTGCACCTTGGGCGAGCGCGACCTGCGCCTCGACCGGGCGCTGGGCGCCCTCTACGATTCCGACCGCAAGGGGGGCCTCGGCGCCTCCGCCCCCTCCGTCCCGCGCTGGCTCGGCGACATCCGCGACTACTTCCCGGCCTCCGTCGTCCAGGTGATGCAGCGCGACGCCTTCGAGCGGCTCGACCTCAAGCGGATGCTGACCGAGCCGGAGATGCTGGACGCGCTCCAGCCCGACGTGAACCTCGTCTCGACCCTGATCTCGATGCGCGGCCTGCTCGGCGGGCGCACCAGGGAGACCGCCCGCCTCGTGGTGCGCAAGGTGGTGGACGAGCTGATGAAGCGGCTGGAGGAGCCGGTCCGCCAGGCGGTCAACGGGGCGATCGATCGCGCCAGCATCAACCGCCGGCCGCGCCACGCCGAGATCGACTGGCACCGCACCATCCGGGCGAACCTGCGCCACTACCAGGCCGAATACCGCACCATCATCCCGGAAACCCGCCTCGGCCACGGCCGCAAGAGCCGCGGGTCGCTGAAAGACGTAATCCTGTGCATCGACCAATCCGGCTCGATGGCGAATTCGGTGGTCTATTCGAGCATCTTCGGGGCGGTGATGGCGTCCCTTCCCGCGGTCTCGACGCGGCTCGTGGTGTTCGACACCCAGGTGGTGGACCTGACCGACGAGCTGGACGATCCGGTCGAGGTTCTGTTCTCAGTCCAGCTCGGCGGCGGCACCGACATCAACCGGGCAGTGGGCTATTGCGCGTCGCGGATCACCCGGCCCGAGGACACGGTGCTGGCGCTGATCTCCGATCTCTACGAGGGCGGGGTGGAGGCCGGGCTGCTGGCGCAGGCGCAGCGCCTGGTCTCCGCCGGCGTGCAGGTGGTCGTCTTGCTGGCCCTCTCCGACGAGGGTGCGCCTGCTTACGACCGGGCGCTCGCCGCCCGTCTCGCCGCCCTCGGGGTGCCCTCGTTTGCCTGCACGCCGGACCTCTTCCCCGACATGATGGCGGCGGCGATCCGCAAGCAGGATCTGGGGGTGTGGGCGGCGGGGGCCGGGATCGCGGCGGTGCCGGCGGCGGGGGGTGGTGGAGTGGCGTAG
- a CDS encoding DUF5682 family protein, translating into MPDIRLFGIRHHGPGSARSLRAALIDFAPDCLLIEGPPDADALIPLAAHEAMAPPVALLVYRPDRPRDCAFFPFAAFSPEWVAMRHGLAAGAAIRFIDLPQAIQLADGFGRAPEGDAAPIEAEPVADAAEEAPGPVPAPAAIRRDPLGELAAAAGYPDGERWWDALVESRAGADGDVFAAIAEAMGSLRDVPEPDPVDGLREEAREAHMRAAIRKAAKEDFSKIAVICGAWHVPALARHDAKGQASADNAVLKGLPKTKVAAAWAPWSYERLASASGYRAGVLSPEWYDTLWHHEGRVAARWLARAAALLRAEDLDASPASVIEAARLAEALAAFRGRSRPSLDDLDEATQATLCFADPAPMGLIRRKLVIGERLGATPPDSPGTPVEADFEAQCRRLRLKPGAAAGDLVLDLRKETDLARSHFLNRLALIGVPWGTRREARGRGTFKEAWFLAWQPDWVVELVAASAEGGTVAEAAASRVKTRARGAQRVAELSGLVGTLLDADLPEATAQVVRALDDRAAVSADVFDLMDALPALAELARYGSVRSSDTEPVLALVRGLVPRAAAGLVAACQSLDDDAAQAAKKRIVAVSGAVALLEDPELKAAWQDALRALADQDHVHGRVVGRAVRLLFDDRAIDAEEAGTRLHLALSRAAGAVPAAAWIEGFLEESGPVLIHGQGLLGIVDGWLAGLDEALFTELLPLVRRTFATLAPAERRAIGEALARPGGAAPGAEGPEGFDARRAAGVLPILRLLLAPTTTAGDAA; encoded by the coding sequence ATGCCCGACATCCGCCTCTTCGGCATCCGCCACCACGGCCCCGGCTCGGCCCGCTCGCTGCGGGCGGCGCTCATCGACTTCGCGCCCGACTGCCTGCTGATCGAGGGGCCGCCGGATGCCGACGCGCTGATCCCGCTCGCCGCGCACGAGGCGATGGCGCCGCCGGTGGCGCTCCTCGTCTACCGGCCCGACCGGCCGCGCGACTGCGCGTTCTTCCCCTTCGCGGCCTTCTCGCCCGAATGGGTGGCGATGCGCCACGGGCTGGCGGCGGGCGCCGCGATCCGCTTCATCGACCTGCCGCAGGCGATCCAGCTCGCCGACGGGTTCGGGAGAGCCCCGGAGGGCGATGCCGCGCCGATCGAGGCCGAGCCGGTCGCCGACGCGGCGGAGGAGGCGCCGGGACCGGTGCCGGCCCCGGCCGCGATCCGCCGCGATCCCCTCGGGGAACTCGCCGCCGCCGCCGGCTATCCGGACGGCGAGCGCTGGTGGGACGCCTTGGTGGAGAGCCGGGCCGGCGCCGACGGCGACGTGTTCGCGGCGATCGCCGAGGCGATGGGCTCCCTACGCGACGTGCCCGAGCCCGATCCGGTGGACGGTCTGCGCGAGGAGGCCCGCGAGGCCCATATGCGGGCGGCGATCCGCAAGGCCGCCAAGGAGGATTTTTCGAAGATCGCCGTGATCTGCGGCGCCTGGCACGTGCCGGCGCTCGCCCGCCACGATGCCAAGGGCCAGGCCTCCGCCGACAACGCCGTGCTCAAGGGTCTACCGAAGACCAAGGTCGCGGCTGCCTGGGCGCCCTGGTCCTACGAGCGGCTGGCCTCGGCCTCCGGCTACCGCGCCGGGGTTCTGTCTCCCGAGTGGTACGACACGCTGTGGCACCACGAGGGCCGGGTCGCCGCCCGCTGGCTGGCCCGGGCCGCCGCGCTCCTGCGCGCGGAAGACCTCGACGCCTCGCCGGCCTCGGTGATCGAGGCGGCGCGCCTCGCCGAGGCCCTGGCGGCGTTCCGCGGGCGGTCCCGCCCCTCCCTCGACGACCTCGACGAGGCGACGCAGGCGACCCTCTGCTTCGCCGACCCGGCGCCGATGGGGCTGATCCGGCGCAAGCTCGTCATCGGCGAGCGGCTCGGCGCCACCCCGCCCGACAGCCCCGGCACGCCGGTGGAGGCGGATTTCGAGGCGCAGTGCAGGCGCCTGCGGCTGAAGCCCGGCGCGGCGGCCGGCGACCTCGTCCTCGACCTGCGCAAGGAGACCGATCTCGCCCGCAGCCACTTCCTCAACCGGCTGGCGCTGATCGGCGTGCCCTGGGGCACGCGGCGCGAGGCGCGCGGGCGCGGCACCTTCAAGGAGGCGTGGTTCCTCGCCTGGCAGCCGGACTGGGTGGTGGAGCTGGTGGCGGCCTCGGCCGAAGGCGGCACCGTGGCGGAGGCCGCCGCCTCCCGGGTGAAGACCCGGGCCCGGGGGGCGCAGCGCGTCGCCGAGCTGTCGGGCCTCGTCGGGACGCTGCTCGATGCCGACCTGCCCGAGGCGACGGCGCAGGTGGTCCGGGCGCTCGACGACCGCGCCGCGGTCTCGGCCGACGTGTTCGACCTGATGGACGCGCTGCCGGCCCTCGCCGAACTTGCCCGCTACGGCTCGGTGCGTTCCTCGGACACCGAGCCGGTCCTGGCGCTGGTGCGGGGCCTGGTGCCCCGGGCCGCCGCCGGCCTCGTCGCCGCCTGCCAGAGCCTCGACGACGATGCCGCGCAAGCCGCGAAAAAGCGCATCGTCGCCGTCTCGGGCGCGGTCGCCCTGCTGGAAGACCCGGAGTTGAAGGCGGCTTGGCAGGACGCCTTGCGGGCGCTCGCCGACCAGGACCACGTCCATGGCCGCGTCGTCGGCCGGGCCGTACGGCTGCTGTTCGACGACCGCGCCATCGATGCCGAAGAGGCCGGCACCCGCCTGCATCTCGCCCTGTCGCGGGCCGCCGGCGCCGTGCCGGCCGCCGCCTGGATCGAGGGTTTCCTGGAGGAGAGCGGCCCGGTCCTGATCCACGGCCAGGGCCTGCTCGGCATCGTCGACGGGTGGCTCGCCGGCCTCGACGAGGCCCTGTTCACCGAGCTGCTGCCGCTGGTGCGCCGCACCTTCGCGACCCTCGCCCCGGCCGAGCGCCGGGCCATCGGCGAGGCCCTGGCCCGTCCGGGGGGCGCCGCCCCCGGCGCGGAGGGGCCGGAGGGATTCGATGCCAGGCGGGCCGCGGGCGTGCTGCCGATCCTGCGCCTGCTGCTCGCGCCCACGACGACCGCTGGAGACGCCGCATGA